The following proteins are co-located in the Gossypium hirsutum isolate 1008001.06 chromosome A02, Gossypium_hirsutum_v2.1, whole genome shotgun sequence genome:
- the LOC107951499 gene encoding 50S ribosomal protein L13, chloroplastic produces MISPFPSPSPSPSLFLPLPLPPSFSDIWNNTWYPKAKDHINTEKTWNVVDATDKILGRLASTIAVHIHGKNLATYTPSIDMGAFVIVLLHLERKGHKSSTGGIQEDQVA; encoded by the exons ATGATCTCCCctttcccttccccttccccttccccttcccttttccttccccttccccttcccccaTCCTTTTCG GACATTTGGAACAATACATGGTATCCCAAAGCTAAAGATCACATAAATACAGAAAAAACATGGAATGTTGTTGATGCTACGGATAAAATTCTGGGAAGACTAGCATCAACAATTGCCGTGCATATTCATGGAAAGAATTTGGCCACTTATACTCCTAGTATAGATATGGGAGCATTTGTGATAGTG TTGCTGCATCTGGAAAGAAAAGGACACAAAAGCTCTACAGGAGGCATTCAGGAAGACCAGGTGGCATGA